In Chlamydiales bacterium, the following proteins share a genomic window:
- a CDS encoding RMD1 family protein — protein MRCTGYCTAASYDMPRLQQELQKRVPSQLNRDVIHSQVREDKRVKGDAFYFAYGVVILWGFTADEEQELLRFLKDFEKEPHPRPEIDEFTFVYGEAMKIEEDEIILQNKSPQTKLAISYGIAQSVKLTIFEEMIQKTIDHTKHLPSSLAKHGKIALTRKEISQKMGEIFIERNFINLHSEILDTPEFFWNHPELEPFYRRTAHYLDVTKRVELLNKRLNVVHELFEVLTSELNHQHSSRLEWAIIGLIIVEVILTILKDIFHFI, from the coding sequence ATGCGCTGTACCGGGTACTGCACCGCCGCTTCCTACGACATGCCCCGCCTCCAACAAGAATTGCAGAAGCGCGTCCCCTCGCAGCTCAATCGCGACGTCATTCACTCACAGGTCCGCGAAGATAAACGCGTAAAAGGCGACGCCTTCTACTTCGCTTATGGAGTCGTCATCCTCTGGGGCTTCACCGCCGACGAGGAGCAGGAGCTCCTCCGCTTCTTAAAAGATTTTGAAAAAGAGCCCCATCCAAGACCCGAGATCGATGAGTTCACCTTCGTCTACGGCGAAGCCATGAAGATCGAAGAGGATGAGATCATTTTGCAGAACAAGAGCCCTCAGACAAAACTCGCCATCTCCTACGGCATCGCCCAGTCCGTCAAGCTCACCATCTTCGAGGAGATGATCCAGAAGACCATCGACCACACCAAACACCTCCCCTCCTCACTCGCAAAACACGGAAAGATCGCCCTCACCAGAAAAGAGATCTCCCAGAAAATGGGCGAGATCTTCATCGAGCGCAACTTCATCAACCTCCACTCCGAAATCCTCGATACCCCCGAATTCTTCTGGAACCACCCCGAGCTAGAACCCTTCTACCGCCGCACCGCCCACTACCTAGACGTCACCAAACGCGTCGAACTCCTCAACAAACGCCTCAATGTCGTCCACGAACTCTTCGAAGTCCTCACCAGCGAACTCAACCACCAGCACTCCTCCCGCCTCGAGTGGGCCATCATCGGCCTCATCATCGTCGAAGTAATCCTCACCATCCTCAAGGACATCTTCCACTTCATCTAA